In Aegilops tauschii subsp. strangulata cultivar AL8/78 chromosome 3, Aet v6.0, whole genome shotgun sequence, one genomic interval encodes:
- the LOC109752815 gene encoding sister chromatid cohesion protein PDS5 homolog B isoform X5 translates to MSGSPGQVVSEVGKRLAQPRLGKDALVKLLKQAESALSELSQSSSLHDALRPLSKSLVQNTLLSHKDKDVRLLVAVCFIEVMRILAPDPPFTDEIFKEIFRLFISEFSRLADIGSPYLTRRMKILENVAALRCSVIMVDTGCQDLVLDMAKIFFSAAKQGLQQCVHQAMLSIMTQILNEKVTQPLLDVIFRNLVKEDKGGAHKLAVDIIQNCAEKLEHIVRIFLTSCILSKDAPVNEHRKLHHKIILEIFQCAPQMLFAVIPCLTHELLSDQVDIRLEAVHLIGKLLVFSNLRFGQENQILFTEFLKRFSDKSAEVRIAAIDAAKACYIAASSGNVAQKVLKSLEGRLLDFDDKVRIRAVYAVCDLAKSNLSSFPSELILQAAERLRDKKISVRKNVMHKLVELYRDYCEKCSKGTAAINTHYEQIPAKLIVLCFDKDCESFRPHNMGLIFAEELFPSPLSPKERAMHWVEFFSYFKSQHVKALHAIFSQKRRLQLELQAYLSLRAKKEESSDEIQKKICASLRKMSASFTDISKVEDCFEILHQMKDNNIFKDLTEISKEGTTFATVRSIRDSFLKRIGNKHQIYSFCKELSTKLSHSLFNWEMICAILEVLFSCRNELTHYAESACDLLLLVAMVFPSLFRGSEEYLLKLFSEDSVLINEKSLQMLAYLAKSPCKLSINFSSDVYLLLEQKCIEGTRAESKYAISAIASLIQSPDDKKFAKLCKKVVGGLHDNHNIPTLLQSLGLILEYSPSMYTSYDDQFINFVQRVFVSPEFVSTPELSPSNENSACSFSCKLKIYCLKALVKSCLPTTTARDRIENFFKMLLDIIREEFTPITICENDKPYLRLAAGKSVLRLATRWDSLISPELFRTALLMARDSSYIVRKSFIHKLFGLLKKHAIPVRYACAFALASTDCCGDVRTESLRYLTEVVKEQRGVSVHQNKTSNDSIVEHPAYAVLFLIHTLAYDEEFRFNFCEKETGSAEFWSPLIVMLRELVEIEDLSQTKHGSATSSVSILLGIFRAVQKAEDVIDSDITHKLHILSKIGLLMIKELDKHCKTSDSPRHILLPSSYYRLSRSERKADECCQLDLITDTFVKRILKAHEPYNQQEDTTCSTITERVSKESAPKRQTRSSSNKPLFGQFVSGHEQGKTKKSSVQAKDVPKKNYLDILEKDNVSSCGSAGTKLSSPGSLGLTNEADSRDLKTISSKDTMSTEDFPDCHLRDCSELDEDVGDCDGNFVKRPFSSNKTAVAALKKKSKRALDLRNAKNSAGSAADTIDNVRRTRSRKAQT, encoded by the exons aTGTCTGGCTCGCCGGGGCAAGTCGTGAGCGAGGTCGGGAAGCGCCTCGCGCAGCCGCGCCTCGGCAAGGACGCCCTCGTCAAGCTCCTCAAG CAAGCTGAAAGTGCTTTATCAGAGTTGAGTCAGTCCTCCTCTCTGCATGATGCTCTACGTCCTTTGAGTAAATCACTGGTCCAGAACACTTTACTTAGCCACAAGGACAAGGATGTCAGACTTCTTGTTGCTGTCTGCTTCATTGAAGTTATGCGAATCCTTGCACCTGATCCACCTTTTACTGACGAAATATTTAAG GAAATATTTAGGCTCTTCATCAGCGAATTTTCACGGCTTGCAGACATTGGAAGTCCATATCTTACGAGAAGGATGAAAATACTGGAGAATGTTGCTGCGCTTAGATGCTCTGTAATTATGGTTGACACTGGTTGTCAGGACTTGGTTCTTGATATGGCCAAAATATTCTTCTCGGCAGCAAA GCAAGGTCTTCAGCAATGTGTGCACCAGGCTATGCTATCAATAATGACACAGATATTAAATGAAAAAGTTACTCAGCCTCTTCTGGATGTGATTTTCCGCAATTTAGTAAAAGAGGACAAG GGAGGAGCCCACAAGCTTGCCGTTGACATCATTCAAAACTGTGCTGAGAAATTGGAGCACATAGTTCGAATTTTTTTGACATCATGCATTTTGAGCAAGGATGCACCGGTTAATGAACACAGGAAGCTGCATCATAAAATTATTCTGGAAATATTCCAGTGTGCACCCCAGATGCTTTTTGCTGTTATTCCATGCTTAACTCATGAGCTCCTG AGTGACCAGGTTGATATCCGACTGGAGGCAGTGCACCTGATTGGGAAGCTTCTTGTCTTCTCTAATCTTCGCTTTGGTCAAGAAAACCAGATATTATTTACTGAATTCTTGAAGAGATTCTCTGACAAATCTGCAGAAGTAAGAATTGCTGCAATTGATGCAGCAAAAGCATGCTACATTGCTGCATCATCTGGAAATGTAGCACAGAAAGTTCTCA AATCTCTTGAAGGAAGGTTATTGGATTTTGATGACAAAGTGAGGATCAGAGCTGTTTATGCAGTTTGTGATTTAGCCAAATCAAATCTAAGCTCATTTCCTTCTGAGTTGATATTACAAGCAGCAGAGAGGCTACGTGACAAAAAG ATATCTGTCAGAAAGAATGTAATGCATAAGTTGGTGGAGCTGTATCGAGATTACTGTGAGAAATGCTCCAAAGGAACCGCGGCAATTAATACTCACTATGAACAAATCCCAGCTAAACTTATTGTTCTCTGTTTTGACAAAGATTGTGAATCTTTCAG GCCACACAATATGGGGCTTATTTTTGCTGAAGAACTCTTTCCATCACCACTTTCTCCAAAAGAAAGAGCAATGCATTGGGTTGAGTTTTTTTCTTATTTCAAATCACAACATGTTAAGGCTTTGCATGCCATCTTTTCTCAGAAAAGAAG GTTGCAACTGGAGTTGCAAGCATATTTATCACTTCGAGCAAAGAAG GAAGAATCTTCAGATGAAATACAGAAGAAAATTTGTGCGTCATTAAGGAAGATGTCCGCTTCCTTTACAGATATCTCTAAAGTTGAAGACTGCTTTGAGATTTTGCACCAGATGAAGGATAATAACATATTTAAGGATTTGACTGAAATAAGCAAAGAGGGCACTACTTTTGCAACAGTTCGATCAATCAGA GATTCATTTCTCAAGAGAATTGGTAACAAACACCAAATTTACAGCTTCTGCAAAGAACTGTCTACAAAACTCTCGCATTCACTATTTAATTGGGAGATGATTTGTGCCATTTTGGAGGTTCTTTTCTCCTGCAGAAATGAATTAACCCATTATGCAGAGTCCGCATGTGATCTTTTACTG CTAGTTGCAATGGTGTTTCCATCATTATTCAGAGGCTCAGAGGAGTACTTGCTAAAGTTGTTCTCCGAAGACTCAGTCCTGATAAATGAGAAGAGTCTCCAAATGTTGGCATATTTGGCAAAATCACCGTGTAAATTATCTATTAATTTCAG TAGTGATGTCTACCTCTTACTGGAGCAAAAGTGTATTGAAGGAACACGTGCTGAATCGAAATATGCCATTTCTGCAATTGCTTCACTGATCCAGTCTCCAGATGACAAGAAATTTGCCAAATTATGTAAG AAAGTTGTTGGTGGTCTACATGATAACCATAATATCCCAACTCTATTACAGTCGTTGGGCTTAATATTGGAGTATTCTCcttccatgtatacatcataTGACGACCAATTTATCAATTTTGTTCAACGTGTTTTTGTCTCACCTGAG TTTGTTTCAACTCCGGAACTGTCACCCTCCAATGAAAATTCTGCATGCAGTTTCTCTTGCAAACTGAAG ATTTATTGTCTCAAAGCACTTGTCAAAAGTTGTTTACCAACAACTACTGCCCGTGATCGAATAGAGAATTTCTTTAAGATGCTGTTGGATATAATTCGCGAAGAATTCACGCCCATTACTATATG TGAAAATGATAAGCCATATCTTAGACTGGCTGCTGGGAAATCTGTACTACGACTAGCTACAAGATGGGATTCACTCATTTCTCCAGAATTATTTCGCACTGCCCTTCTCATGGCAAGG GATTCTTCATATATTGTTCGCAAGTCATTCATTCACAAACTTTTTGGCCTTTTGAAGAAGCATGCAATACCTGTTAGATATGCATGTGCTTTTGCATTGGCATCAACTGATTGCTGTGGAGATGTTCGTACTGAA TCGCTTAGGTACTTAACTGAAGTGGTAAAAGAGCAAAGAGGAGTTTCTGTTCATCAGAACAAAACCAGCAATGACTCGATTGTAGAACACCCAGCATATGCTGTCCTTTTCTTGATCCATACGCTTGCATATGATGAGGAGTTTCGTTTTAACTTTTGTGAAAAGGAGACTGGCTCGGCTGAGTTTTGGAG CCCACTTATTGTGATGTTGAGAGAGCTAGTTGAAATAGAGGATCTAAGCCAAACCAAGCATGGCTCCGCCACAAGCTCTGTATCCATTCTTTTGGGCATCTTTCGTGCTGTTCAAAAGGCTGAGGATGTGATTGATTCTGACATCACTCAT AAACTGCACATTCTCTCAAAAATTGGTTTGCTTATGATAAAAGAACTTGATAAGCATTGCAAGACATCAGATTCTCCACGCCATATTCTCCTGCCCTCATCTTATTATAGGTTGTCTCGGAGTGAGAGAAAAGCGGAT GAATGCTGCCAACTAGATTTAATTACTGATACTTTTGTGAAGAGAATTCTAAAAGCTCATGAACCTTATAACCAACAG GAGGATACTACATGCTCTACTATTACTGAGAGGGTATCTAAAGAATCTGCTCCTAAAAGGCAAACTCGTTCCTCATCAAACAAACCATTATTTGGACAGTTTGTAAGTGGTCATGAGCAAGGGAAAACGAAGAAAAGTTCAGTCCAGGCGAAAGATGTCCCCAAGAAAAATTACCTGGATATCTTGGAAAAAGACAACGTGTCATCTTGTGGTTCCGCCGGCACAAAGCTGTCATCTCCAGGGTCTTTGGGTTTGACTAATGAAGCTGATTCTAGAGATCTGAAGACGATATCTTCAAAGGACACCATGTCAACAGAG GACTTTCCTGACTGTCATCTCAGAGATTG CAGTGAACTAGACGAAGATGTTGGTGATTGTGATGGTAATTTTGTGAAGCGTCCTTTCTCCAGCAACAAAACAG CAGTGGCTGCCCTCAAGAAGAAAAGCAAGAGAGCATTGGATTTGAGAAATGCAAAGAATTCTGCTGGATCAGCTGCGGACACAATAGACAAT GTTCGACGGACCAGATCAAGGAAGGCGCAAACATAA
- the LOC109752815 gene encoding sister chromatid cohesion protein PDS5 homolog B isoform X4 has translation MSGSPGQVVSEVGKRLAQPRLGKDALVKLLKQAESALSELSQSSSLHDALRPLSKSLVQNTLLSHKDKDVRLLVAVCFIEVMRILAPDPPFTDEIFKEIFRLFISEFSRLADIGSPYLTRRMKILENVAALRCSVIMVDTGCQDLVLDMAKIFFSAAKQGLQQCVHQAMLSIMTQILNEKVTQPLLDVIFRNLVKEDKGGAHKLAVDIIQNCAEKLEHIVRIFLTSCILSKDAPVNEHRKLHHKIILEIFQCAPQMLFAVIPCLTHELLSDQVDIRLEAVHLIGKLLVFSNLRFGQENQILFTEFLKRFSDKSAEVRIAAIDAAKACYIAASSGNVAQKVLSKTTTFICGYYMRITMCKHPFHVDILFLLAESLEGRLLDFDDKVRIRAVYAVCDLAKSNLSSFPSELILQAAERLRDKKISVRKNVMHKLVELYRDYCEKCSKGTAAINTHYEQIPAKLIVLCFDKDCESFRPHNMGLIFAEELFPSPLSPKERAMHWVEFFSYFKSQHVKALHAIFSQKRRLQLELQAYLSLRAKKEESSDEIQKKICASLRKMSASFTDISKVEDCFEILHQMKDNNIFKDLTEISKEGTTFATVRSIRDSFLKRIGNKHQIYSFCKELSTKLSHSLFNWEMICAILEVLFSCRNELTHYAESACDLLLLVAMVFPSLFRGSEEYLLKLFSEDSVLINEKSLQMLAYLAKSPCKLSINFSSDVYLLLEQKCIEGTRAESKYAISAIASLIQSPDDKKFAKLCKKVVGGLHDNHNIPTLLQSLGLILEYSPSMYTSYDDQFINFVQRVFVSPEFVSTPELSPSNENSACSFSCKLKIYCLKALVKSCLPTTTARDRIENFFKMLLDIIREEFTPITICENDKPYLRLAAGKSVLRLATRWDSLISPELFRTALLMARDSSYIVRKSFIHKLFGLLKKHAIPVRYACAFALASTDCCGDVRTESLRYLTEVVKEQRGVSVHQNKTSNDSIVEHPAYAVLFLIHTLAYDEEFRFNFCEKETGSAEFWSPLIVMLRELVEIEDLSQTKHGSATSSVSILLGIFRAVQKAEDVIDSDITHKLHILSKIGLLMIKELDKHCKTSDSPRHILLPSSYYRLSRSERKADECCQLDLITDTFVKRILKAHEPYNQQEDTTCSTITERVSKESAPKRQTRSSSNKPLFGQFVSGHEQGKTKKSSVQAKDVPKKNYLDILEKDNVSSCGSAGTKLSSPGSLGLTNEADSRDLKTISSKDTMSTEDFPDCHLRDCELDEDVGDCDGNFVKRPFSSNKTVAALKKKSKRALDLRNAKNSAGSAADTIDNVRRTRSRKAQT, from the exons aTGTCTGGCTCGCCGGGGCAAGTCGTGAGCGAGGTCGGGAAGCGCCTCGCGCAGCCGCGCCTCGGCAAGGACGCCCTCGTCAAGCTCCTCAAG CAAGCTGAAAGTGCTTTATCAGAGTTGAGTCAGTCCTCCTCTCTGCATGATGCTCTACGTCCTTTGAGTAAATCACTGGTCCAGAACACTTTACTTAGCCACAAGGACAAGGATGTCAGACTTCTTGTTGCTGTCTGCTTCATTGAAGTTATGCGAATCCTTGCACCTGATCCACCTTTTACTGACGAAATATTTAAG GAAATATTTAGGCTCTTCATCAGCGAATTTTCACGGCTTGCAGACATTGGAAGTCCATATCTTACGAGAAGGATGAAAATACTGGAGAATGTTGCTGCGCTTAGATGCTCTGTAATTATGGTTGACACTGGTTGTCAGGACTTGGTTCTTGATATGGCCAAAATATTCTTCTCGGCAGCAAA GCAAGGTCTTCAGCAATGTGTGCACCAGGCTATGCTATCAATAATGACACAGATATTAAATGAAAAAGTTACTCAGCCTCTTCTGGATGTGATTTTCCGCAATTTAGTAAAAGAGGACAAG GGAGGAGCCCACAAGCTTGCCGTTGACATCATTCAAAACTGTGCTGAGAAATTGGAGCACATAGTTCGAATTTTTTTGACATCATGCATTTTGAGCAAGGATGCACCGGTTAATGAACACAGGAAGCTGCATCATAAAATTATTCTGGAAATATTCCAGTGTGCACCCCAGATGCTTTTTGCTGTTATTCCATGCTTAACTCATGAGCTCCTG AGTGACCAGGTTGATATCCGACTGGAGGCAGTGCACCTGATTGGGAAGCTTCTTGTCTTCTCTAATCTTCGCTTTGGTCAAGAAAACCAGATATTATTTACTGAATTCTTGAAGAGATTCTCTGACAAATCTGCAGAAGTAAGAATTGCTGCAATTGATGCAGCAAAAGCATGCTACATTGCTGCATCATCTGGAAATGTAGCACAGAAAGTTCTCAGTAAGACTACTACTTTTATCTGTGGTTACTATATGCGCATTACCATGTGTAAGCATCCTTTTCATGTGGATATTTTGTTCCTTTTGGCAGAATCTCTTGAAGGAAGGTTATTGGATTTTGATGACAAAGTGAGGATCAGAGCTGTTTATGCAGTTTGTGATTTAGCCAAATCAAATCTAAGCTCATTTCCTTCTGAGTTGATATTACAAGCAGCAGAGAGGCTACGTGACAAAAAG ATATCTGTCAGAAAGAATGTAATGCATAAGTTGGTGGAGCTGTATCGAGATTACTGTGAGAAATGCTCCAAAGGAACCGCGGCAATTAATACTCACTATGAACAAATCCCAGCTAAACTTATTGTTCTCTGTTTTGACAAAGATTGTGAATCTTTCAG GCCACACAATATGGGGCTTATTTTTGCTGAAGAACTCTTTCCATCACCACTTTCTCCAAAAGAAAGAGCAATGCATTGGGTTGAGTTTTTTTCTTATTTCAAATCACAACATGTTAAGGCTTTGCATGCCATCTTTTCTCAGAAAAGAAG GTTGCAACTGGAGTTGCAAGCATATTTATCACTTCGAGCAAAGAAG GAAGAATCTTCAGATGAAATACAGAAGAAAATTTGTGCGTCATTAAGGAAGATGTCCGCTTCCTTTACAGATATCTCTAAAGTTGAAGACTGCTTTGAGATTTTGCACCAGATGAAGGATAATAACATATTTAAGGATTTGACTGAAATAAGCAAAGAGGGCACTACTTTTGCAACAGTTCGATCAATCAGA GATTCATTTCTCAAGAGAATTGGTAACAAACACCAAATTTACAGCTTCTGCAAAGAACTGTCTACAAAACTCTCGCATTCACTATTTAATTGGGAGATGATTTGTGCCATTTTGGAGGTTCTTTTCTCCTGCAGAAATGAATTAACCCATTATGCAGAGTCCGCATGTGATCTTTTACTG CTAGTTGCAATGGTGTTTCCATCATTATTCAGAGGCTCAGAGGAGTACTTGCTAAAGTTGTTCTCCGAAGACTCAGTCCTGATAAATGAGAAGAGTCTCCAAATGTTGGCATATTTGGCAAAATCACCGTGTAAATTATCTATTAATTTCAG TAGTGATGTCTACCTCTTACTGGAGCAAAAGTGTATTGAAGGAACACGTGCTGAATCGAAATATGCCATTTCTGCAATTGCTTCACTGATCCAGTCTCCAGATGACAAGAAATTTGCCAAATTATGTAAG AAAGTTGTTGGTGGTCTACATGATAACCATAATATCCCAACTCTATTACAGTCGTTGGGCTTAATATTGGAGTATTCTCcttccatgtatacatcataTGACGACCAATTTATCAATTTTGTTCAACGTGTTTTTGTCTCACCTGAG TTTGTTTCAACTCCGGAACTGTCACCCTCCAATGAAAATTCTGCATGCAGTTTCTCTTGCAAACTGAAG ATTTATTGTCTCAAAGCACTTGTCAAAAGTTGTTTACCAACAACTACTGCCCGTGATCGAATAGAGAATTTCTTTAAGATGCTGTTGGATATAATTCGCGAAGAATTCACGCCCATTACTATATG TGAAAATGATAAGCCATATCTTAGACTGGCTGCTGGGAAATCTGTACTACGACTAGCTACAAGATGGGATTCACTCATTTCTCCAGAATTATTTCGCACTGCCCTTCTCATGGCAAGG GATTCTTCATATATTGTTCGCAAGTCATTCATTCACAAACTTTTTGGCCTTTTGAAGAAGCATGCAATACCTGTTAGATATGCATGTGCTTTTGCATTGGCATCAACTGATTGCTGTGGAGATGTTCGTACTGAA TCGCTTAGGTACTTAACTGAAGTGGTAAAAGAGCAAAGAGGAGTTTCTGTTCATCAGAACAAAACCAGCAATGACTCGATTGTAGAACACCCAGCATATGCTGTCCTTTTCTTGATCCATACGCTTGCATATGATGAGGAGTTTCGTTTTAACTTTTGTGAAAAGGAGACTGGCTCGGCTGAGTTTTGGAG CCCACTTATTGTGATGTTGAGAGAGCTAGTTGAAATAGAGGATCTAAGCCAAACCAAGCATGGCTCCGCCACAAGCTCTGTATCCATTCTTTTGGGCATCTTTCGTGCTGTTCAAAAGGCTGAGGATGTGATTGATTCTGACATCACTCAT AAACTGCACATTCTCTCAAAAATTGGTTTGCTTATGATAAAAGAACTTGATAAGCATTGCAAGACATCAGATTCTCCACGCCATATTCTCCTGCCCTCATCTTATTATAGGTTGTCTCGGAGTGAGAGAAAAGCGGAT GAATGCTGCCAACTAGATTTAATTACTGATACTTTTGTGAAGAGAATTCTAAAAGCTCATGAACCTTATAACCAACAG GAGGATACTACATGCTCTACTATTACTGAGAGGGTATCTAAAGAATCTGCTCCTAAAAGGCAAACTCGTTCCTCATCAAACAAACCATTATTTGGACAGTTTGTAAGTGGTCATGAGCAAGGGAAAACGAAGAAAAGTTCAGTCCAGGCGAAAGATGTCCCCAAGAAAAATTACCTGGATATCTTGGAAAAAGACAACGTGTCATCTTGTGGTTCCGCCGGCACAAAGCTGTCATCTCCAGGGTCTTTGGGTTTGACTAATGAAGCTGATTCTAGAGATCTGAAGACGATATCTTCAAAGGACACCATGTCAACAGAG GACTTTCCTGACTGTCATCTCAGAGATTG TGAACTAGACGAAGATGTTGGTGATTGTGATGGTAATTTTGTGAAGCGTCCTTTCTCCAGCAACAAAACAG TGGCTGCCCTCAAGAAGAAAAGCAAGAGAGCATTGGATTTGAGAAATGCAAAGAATTCTGCTGGATCAGCTGCGGACACAATAGACAAT GTTCGACGGACCAGATCAAGGAAGGCGCAAACATAA